From the genome of Calliopsis andreniformis isolate RMS-2024a unplaced genomic scaffold, iyCalAndr_principal scaffold0022, whole genome shotgun sequence, one region includes:
- the LOC143186979 gene encoding uncharacterized protein LOC143186979 isoform X1, whose protein sequence is MPKLHKNTLKSGARKLFKRAKMSLPMSKKSKDDANKEECNLDISKEAKSLLDKILGDVSKTSATKQIIIGTTSGWVTGFVTIKVGKIAAFAVGGGIIMLQLAAHQGYIKVNWDKIQKKAEKITDKVEEKVTGEGPKLIDKVERFVDKKLDKAEQLLKNGESRTRRWYHSVTGDSAFRPTEFHFFITSFVAGLALGMVTGR, encoded by the exons CGCTAAAATGAGTCTTCCTATGAGTAAAAAGAGCAAAGACGATGCAAACAAAGAGGAATGTAACTTAGATATTTCTAAGGAAGCTAAAAGTCTGTTAGATAAGATCTTGGGAGATGTGAGCAAGACATCTGCCACTAAACAGATTATTATTGGTACAACATCAGGATG GGTGACCGGCTTTGTAACAATCAAAGTTGGAAAGATTGCTGCCTTTGCTGTTGGTGGTGGTATTATAATGTTGCAACTAGCAGCGCATCAAGGATACATAAAAGTTAACTGGGATAAAATCCAGAAGAAAGCTGAAAAAATTACAGATAAAGTAGAAGAAAAAGTTACTGGTGAAGGACCAAAACTTATAGATAAG GTCGAGAGATTCGTTGATAAAAAACTAGATAAAGCTGAACAATTGTTGAAAAATGGAGAATCTCGTACCCGACGCTGGTACCATTCTGTTACTGGTGATTCTGCATTCAGACCTACAGAATTCCACTTCTTTATTACCTCTTTTGTAGCTGGTCTAGCCCTTGGCATGGTCACTGGTCGTTAA
- the LOC143186979 gene encoding uncharacterized protein LOC143186979 isoform X2: MSLPMSKKSKDDANKEECNLDISKEAKSLLDKILGDVSKTSATKQIIIGTTSGWVTGFVTIKVGKIAAFAVGGGIIMLQLAAHQGYIKVNWDKIQKKAEKITDKVEEKVTGEGPKLIDKVERFVDKKLDKAEQLLKNGESRTRRWYHSVTGDSAFRPTEFHFFITSFVAGLALGMVTGR, translated from the exons ATGAGTCTTCCTATGAGTAAAAAGAGCAAAGACGATGCAAACAAAGAGGAATGTAACTTAGATATTTCTAAGGAAGCTAAAAGTCTGTTAGATAAGATCTTGGGAGATGTGAGCAAGACATCTGCCACTAAACAGATTATTATTGGTACAACATCAGGATG GGTGACCGGCTTTGTAACAATCAAAGTTGGAAAGATTGCTGCCTTTGCTGTTGGTGGTGGTATTATAATGTTGCAACTAGCAGCGCATCAAGGATACATAAAAGTTAACTGGGATAAAATCCAGAAGAAAGCTGAAAAAATTACAGATAAAGTAGAAGAAAAAGTTACTGGTGAAGGACCAAAACTTATAGATAAG GTCGAGAGATTCGTTGATAAAAAACTAGATAAAGCTGAACAATTGTTGAAAAATGGAGAATCTCGTACCCGACGCTGGTACCATTCTGTTACTGGTGATTCTGCATTCAGACCTACAGAATTCCACTTCTTTATTACCTCTTTTGTAGCTGGTCTAGCCCTTGGCATGGTCACTGGTCGTTAA
- the Ints9 gene encoding integrator complex subunit 9 has translation MKLYCLSSEPTKPCLVLSFKGITLMLDCGLNMQSILHFMPMPMVPSAKFNSLPLWLPRDNHQDWQIEGELRECCGRVFVDSTPEFSPPLEKIIDFSEIDAILISNYTCMLALPFITEDTGFKGIIYATEPTLQIGRFFMEELVEFIEQTPRAILAKHWKEMLHVLPPPLADALKPKSWKHIYSMSAVNTALSYIQTVGYDQKLDIYGALTVTPISSGYCLGSSNWLISCDHEKVAFVSGSSTLTTHPRPMEQATLKHANMLILTGLTQTPTANPDTMLGELCMTVAMTLRTGGCVLIPCYPSGVVYDLFECLSTHLDKSGFSQVPLFFISPVAESSLAYSNILAEWLSTNKQNKVYLPEEPFPHAFLVKNARLKHFTSTYAEGFSSDYRQPCVVFCGHPSLRFGDAVHFVQMWGNNPQHTIIFTEPDFPYLDALAPFQPLAMKAVHCPIDTSLNFTQANKLIRDLKPEHLVIPECYTQPPITAPHRTDLVIEPVGEKPLITFKRGEVIKLPLKRKKGRVFIEPELAGSIVPNEIRPGLSLASVTGELEVKDNVYTIKSIEERPTGKRKASSGSPAPIKEEVLKERKHEYGNVDPQELLQKLNQEGIQGAKLQHSPTSTSIHLQDEDTLIQIGDNSTHIFCNGDQKIRRRLRTIIMQCLKRF, from the exons ATGAAATTG TACTGCCTATCAAGCGAACCAACAAAACCATGTCTGGTTTTGAGTTTCAAAGGTATTACTCTAATGTTAGACTGTGGCTTAAATATGCAatcaattttgcattttatgccaatGCCAATGGTTCCTAGCGCTAAATTTAATTCCTTGCCATTGTGGCTTCCAAGGGATAATCACCAAGACTGGCAGATAGAAGGG GAATTAAGGGAATGTTGTGGAAGAGTATTTGTAGATTCTACTCCTGAATTTTCTCCACCTCTAGAAAAAATAATAGATTTTTCAGAAATCGATGCTATTTTAATATCAAATTATACCTGCATGTTGGCTTTACCATTTATAACAGAAGATACTGGCTTCAAAGGCATTATTTATGCCACAGAGCCAACACTACAAATTGGACGGTTCTTTATGGAGGAATTAGTAGAATTTATTGAACAGACACCTCGAGCAATATTAGCCAAACATTGGAAAGAAATGTTACATGTTTTACCTCCTCCTTTGGCTGATGCACTTAAGCCAAAGTCCtggaaacatatatattcaatgtCAGCTGTTAATACTGCTTTGTCATATATTCAAACAGTTGGATACGATCAGAAATTG GACATATATGGTGCTTTAACAGTTACTCCAATAAGTTCTGGCTATTGTTTGGGTAGTAGTAATTGGTTGATTTCATGTGATCACGAAAAAGTTGCATTTGTCAGTGGATCTTCAACATTGACAACTCACCCACGCCCAATGGAACAAGCTACATTAAAACATGCTAATATGTTAATATTGACTGGTTTAACTCAAACACCAACTGCTAATCCAGACACTATGCTTGGAGAGCTTTGCATGACTGTTG CAATGACACTCAGGACTGGTGGCTGTGTCCTAATACCATGTTATCCATCAGGTGTTGTATACGATTTATTTGAATGCCTTAGTACTCACTTAGACAAATCAGGTTTTTCGCAAGTTCCATTGTTCTTTATATCACCTGTGGCTGAATCTTCTCTAGCATACTCAAACATTTTAGCTGAGTG GCTCTCaacaaataaacaaaataaagttTATCTTCCTGAGGAACCATTTCCTCATGCTTTTCTTGTAAAAAATGCTAGACTAAAACATTTTACATCTACATATGCTGAAGGTTTTAGCTCTGATTATAGACAACCTTGTGTTGTCTTTTGTGGTCATCCTAGTCTTAGATTTGGCGATGCAGTCCATTTCGTGCAGATGTGGGGCAACAATCCACAACATACTATCATTTTTACAG AGCCAGATTTTCCGTATTTGGATGCTCTGGCACCTTTCCAACCATTAGCTATGAAGGCAGTACACTGTCCAATTGACACATCCCTCAACTTTACCCAAGCTAATAAATTAATTAGAGATTTGAAACCTGAACATTTAGTCATACCTGAATGTtatacacaaccaccaataacTGCACCACATAGGACAGATCTTGTTATTGAACCTGTAGGA gAAAAACCTTTAATTACTTTTAAACGAGGCGAAGTTATAAAATTGCCTTTGAAAAGAAAGAAGGGCAGAGTGTTTATCGAGCCTGAATTAGCTGGAAGTATAGTACCGAACGAAATTCGACCTGGTTTAAGCCTTGCTTCTGTTACTGGTGAACTAGAAGTTAAAGATAATGTATACACAATAAAG agtattgaagagagacctACTGGGAAACGTAAAGCTTCTTCTGGATCACCTGCACCGATCAAGGAAGAAGTTCTTAAAGAGAGGAAGCATGAGTATGGTAATGTCGATCCACAGGAATTGCTTCAAAAACTTAATCAAGAAGGCATTCAAGGGGCTAAGCTACAACACAGTCCAACTTCTACCAGTATTCACTTG CAAGATGAAGATACTTTGATTCAAATAGGAGATAATTCAACTCACATTTTCTGTAATGGTGACCAAAAGATTCGAAGACGTTTGAGAACTATCATAATGCAGTGTCTCAAGAGATTTTAA
- the LOC143186978 gene encoding metallo-beta-lactamase domain-containing protein 1, with protein MCEVFVLFDGYSIKLEDGTMKANCSCTLIKGEKNIIVDTMTAWDQLKIVEALAQHDVMSNEIDFVVCTHSHADHIGNNNLFTNAVHIVGTCIHRGEMFFEYDLKKEEYKISPEVRVVYTPGHTSDDVTVVVRTVVNGKSSCIAITGDLFEKEEDILNPAMWKELGTLELQKTQSYMRSQVMDFADFIIPGHGPMFQVTDDMRKIIKDQILK; from the exons ATGTGTGAAGTATTTGTGTTATTTGATGGATATTCAATAAAATTAGAAGACGGAACGATGAAAGCAAATTGTTCTTGTACATTAATAAAAGGAGAAAAAAATATTATCGTTGATACAATGACAGCGTGGGATCAACTTAAAATAGTAGAAG CCCTTGCTCAGCATGATGTTATGTCAAATGAAATTGATTTTGTAGTTTGCACTCACAGCCATGCAGATCATATAGGAAACAATAATCTTTTTACAAATGCAGTACATATAGTTGGAACTTGTATTCACCGTGGTGAAATGTTTTTTGAGTACGATTTGAAAAAAG AAGAATATAAGATTAGCCCAGAAGTTCGAGTTGTATATACTCCTGGTCACACATCAGATGATGTTACAGTCGTAGTCAGAACTGTAGTTAATGGAAAGTCTTCATGCATTGCTATAACAG GAGATTTATTTGAGAAAGAAGAAGATATTTTAAATCCAGCAATGTGGAAAGAGCTAGGAACTTTAGAATTACAAAAAACGCAATCATATATGAGGTCACAGGTAATGGATTTTGCAGATTTCATAATACCTGGACATGGACCAATGTTTCAAGTTACTGATGACATGAGAAAAATAATTAAAGACCAAATACTTAAATAA